The proteins below are encoded in one region of Rhodothermales bacterium:
- a CDS encoding SpoIIE family protein phosphatase, producing the protein MQDTPSHVQRAKRYDLRALFEASRLLSGSLDLSFVLNNLLLTAMSKLLVTRGIGLLDGKQPGVYRAVIVKGLWDIPVESTIAVDMAAIKHILRDDEVPETLRRHQVVLLLPIISSDKLIGLVGLGKKATGVPFSDEELEFIQSLVNMSAAAVKNSLVVEELRQTNRTLDGKIQQLNTLFDLSQQFNATFDRSQLLKMLTFTLMGQMLINKYLFIMRRPGGAPDTPNGLHVIASHNVPDCFFPEATMDALDALQTDCLLSTETPAELAPISACGMTLILPIRHQDETSAVLCLGPKMTGKPFVDDDLELLSAFGNLAYVSLQNTYLVEEQIEKERLEEELRLARDIQLGLLPQEIPELAGIEIAAMAFPSRHVGGDYYDLVSQSNGSLLMAIADVTGKGLPASLLMANLQACLHTLTPMELTLEEVAGHMNRVICQNTAFDKFITAFLAVYTPGERRVDYVNAGHNPPMLLRASGDVELLEKGGLLLGVIKGIPYERGTLFLGSGDVLALFTDGVTEAMGPNEDEYGEERLIQLLRDLHQQSAQDILDAVRSDIISFTGSATLLSDDLTMIVVKGS; encoded by the coding sequence ATGCAGGATACGCCGTCTCACGTCCAACGCGCCAAACGCTACGATCTTCGGGCGCTATTTGAAGCGAGCCGGCTGCTCAGTGGCTCGCTCGACCTCTCCTTCGTCCTCAACAACCTGCTACTCACGGCGATGAGCAAGCTGCTCGTCACCCGGGGCATCGGCCTCCTCGACGGCAAACAACCCGGCGTCTACCGGGCGGTCATCGTAAAAGGGCTGTGGGATATCCCCGTCGAGAGTACCATCGCCGTGGACATGGCGGCGATAAAACATATCCTGCGAGACGATGAGGTGCCGGAGACGCTCCGTAGACATCAGGTGGTGCTTCTCCTTCCGATCATCAGTTCCGACAAGCTGATTGGTCTCGTTGGACTCGGGAAAAAGGCCACCGGCGTCCCCTTCAGCGATGAAGAGCTCGAATTCATCCAATCGCTCGTCAACATGTCGGCCGCGGCCGTCAAGAACTCGTTGGTCGTCGAGGAGTTGCGACAGACGAACCGGACGCTCGACGGTAAGATCCAGCAGCTGAACACGCTGTTCGATCTCTCGCAACAGTTCAACGCCACGTTCGACCGTTCGCAACTGCTCAAGATGCTGACGTTCACGCTGATGGGGCAGATGCTGATCAACAAGTATCTGTTTATCATGCGCCGGCCCGGCGGAGCGCCCGATACACCGAATGGGCTCCATGTGATCGCCTCTCACAACGTCCCGGACTGCTTTTTTCCGGAGGCCACGATGGACGCACTGGACGCACTGCAGACCGATTGCCTGCTGAGTACAGAGACACCCGCCGAACTTGCGCCAATTTCTGCCTGCGGCATGACGCTCATCCTCCCCATCCGCCACCAGGATGAAACCAGCGCCGTGCTCTGCCTCGGGCCCAAGATGACCGGGAAGCCGTTTGTCGACGACGACCTGGAGCTCCTCTCCGCATTTGGCAACCTGGCCTATGTGAGCCTCCAGAACACCTACCTCGTCGAAGAGCAGATCGAGAAGGAACGGCTGGAGGAAGAACTTCGGCTGGCTCGCGACATCCAGTTGGGCTTGTTGCCCCAGGAAATCCCGGAGCTGGCTGGCATCGAAATCGCGGCCATGGCGTTCCCGAGCCGGCATGTGGGCGGCGACTACTACGATCTCGTTTCGCAATCCAATGGCAGCCTGCTTATGGCCATCGCCGACGTGACAGGCAAGGGGTTGCCGGCGTCGCTGCTGATGGCTAACCTCCAGGCCTGCCTGCACACGTTGACGCCGATGGAGCTAACACTTGAGGAAGTGGCAGGCCACATGAACCGCGTCATCTGCCAGAATACGGCCTTCGACAAGTTTATCACGGCGTTTCTGGCCGTCTACACGCCGGGAGAGCGACGCGTGGACTATGTCAACGCCGGCCACAATCCCCCTATGCTCCTGCGCGCCTCCGGCGACGTTGAACTGCTTGAAAAAGGCGGTCTCTTGCTGGGCGTCATCAAGGGCATCCCGTATGAGCGTGGGACGCTATTTCTCGGTTCTGGCGACGTGCTCGCCCTCTTCACCGACGGCGTCACGGAAGCGATGGGGCCCAACGAAGACGAATATGGCGAAGAACGGCTGATCCAATTGCTGCGCGATCTCCATCAGCAATCGGCCCAGGACATCCTCGACGCCGTGCGGTCGGACATCATTTCGTTCACGGGTAGCGCGACATTACTCAGCGACGATCTGACGATGATCGTCGTGAAAGGCAGTTGA
- a CDS encoding oligopeptide transporter, OPT family, whose protein sequence is MSSSSADTDPIVPYVPASQSLPEITIKAVVLGFLLSAILAGANAYLGLKVGLTVSASIPAAVISMAVLRMFKKSNILENNIVQTAASAGEALAAGVIFTLPALVMLGFWQGFNYIETTAIAMVGGILGVLFTIPLRRALIIEARLKFPEGVATGEVLKAGAEGGKGVRYIAMAGIGAAIFKVCQTGFKLAASSIDGAITAGRSVFGFGSDLSVALMAVGYIIGLNIATLVFAGGLISWLFGIPIFMALASPDTVQGIVGSSEGYEAALAIWSKQVRYLGVGAMATGGIYALFLLVKPIRDGVRSSLEAVRASRSGNAVQVIRTERDAPIHIVMIGALVLTIPLFIVFTSVVQHQALDISSGLFWSTVALALVFAYVAGFLFSSVAGYMAGLVGSSNNPISGVTIATVLSISLVLFWILGTEIDFSIDTARATRAAATAILVGAVVCCAASIAGDNMQDLKAGQLVGATPYKQQIMQMVGVVAGALVIAPVLSLLFQAYGLGDVFPRAGMDAGEALQAPQATLMSSVANGVFTRNLPWTMIALGVLVAVAIIGIDRVLEARGSSFRAPVLAVAVGIYLPLELSTAIFIGGLAAFAVSRFFEGRRAELGDRYDGEVEKAAQRGLLFASGLITGEALVGILLAIPFAIAESTDVLRIPLGLSEGAYDVLTHTLGLGAFVAFVFWLYRVAIHREP, encoded by the coding sequence ATGTCTTCATCCTCAGCCGACACCGACCCCATCGTGCCGTACGTGCCGGCGTCGCAGTCGTTGCCCGAGATCACGATCAAGGCCGTTGTACTCGGATTTTTGCTTTCGGCTATTCTGGCGGGGGCCAACGCGTATCTGGGGTTAAAAGTGGGGCTCACGGTGTCGGCCTCGATTCCCGCGGCCGTGATCTCGATGGCTGTCTTGCGGATGTTCAAGAAGTCGAACATCCTGGAGAACAATATTGTGCAGACAGCCGCCTCGGCCGGCGAGGCGCTGGCGGCCGGCGTGATCTTCACCCTGCCGGCGCTGGTGATGCTGGGATTCTGGCAGGGGTTCAACTACATCGAGACCACCGCCATCGCCATGGTGGGTGGCATTCTGGGCGTGTTGTTCACCATTCCGCTGCGACGGGCGCTGATCATCGAGGCGAGGCTGAAGTTTCCCGAAGGCGTGGCGACGGGGGAAGTGCTGAAGGCCGGCGCGGAAGGGGGCAAGGGCGTGCGGTACATCGCGATGGCCGGGATCGGCGCGGCGATCTTCAAGGTGTGCCAGACCGGTTTTAAGCTGGCGGCGTCCTCGATCGACGGGGCCATCACCGCCGGCCGGTCGGTATTCGGTTTCGGGAGCGATTTATCGGTGGCCCTGATGGCCGTGGGATATATCATCGGGCTCAATATCGCAACGCTCGTGTTTGCCGGCGGGCTGATTTCCTGGCTCTTCGGTATCCCGATCTTTATGGCCCTGGCGTCTCCCGATACGGTACAAGGCATCGTCGGTAGTAGTGAGGGGTATGAGGCGGCGCTGGCGATCTGGAGCAAGCAGGTCCGGTACCTCGGCGTCGGCGCGATGGCGACGGGTGGCATCTATGCGCTTTTTTTGCTCGTCAAGCCCATCCGCGACGGGGTGCGGTCATCCCTCGAGGCCGTTCGCGCCTCGCGTAGTGGAAACGCCGTTCAGGTGATCCGCACCGAGCGCGATGCGCCGATCCATATCGTCATGATCGGTGCGCTGGTGCTGACCATCCCCCTGTTCATCGTCTTCACCAGCGTCGTACAGCACCAGGCATTGGACATCAGCAGCGGCCTGTTCTGGTCGACGGTTGCACTCGCCCTCGTATTCGCCTATGTCGCCGGCTTCCTGTTTTCGTCCGTCGCCGGCTACATGGCGGGCCTCGTGGGCTCCTCCAACAATCCGATCTCCGGCGTGACGATCGCCACCGTGTTATCCATCTCGCTGGTGTTATTCTGGATCCTCGGAACGGAAATCGACTTCTCGATCGACACCGCGCGGGCCACCCGGGCGGCCGCGACGGCCATCCTGGTGGGCGCGGTCGTCTGCTGCGCGGCGTCGATTGCCGGCGACAATATGCAGGACCTCAAGGCCGGCCAGCTCGTTGGCGCGACGCCGTACAAGCAGCAGATCATGCAGATGGTCGGGGTAGTGGCCGGCGCGCTCGTGATTGCCCCTGTCTTGAGCCTGCTGTTTCAGGCGTACGGTCTGGGGGATGTGTTTCCACGAGCCGGCATGGACGCCGGCGAGGCGCTCCAGGCGCCCCAGGCGACGCTGATGAGTTCGGTGGCGAACGGCGTGTTCACCCGCAACCTGCCCTGGACGATGATCGCCCTCGGGGTCCTGGTGGCCGTGGCCATCATCGGGATCGATCGGGTGCTCGAGGCGCGGGGTTCCTCGTTCCGGGCGCCGGTGCTGGCGGTGGCGGTGGGCATCTACCTGCCGCTGGAGCTGTCAACCGCCATCTTTATTGGTGGATTGGCGGCGTTCGCCGTGTCGCGTTTTTTCGAGGGCCGCAGGGCCGAACTGGGCGACAGGTATGACGGTGAAGTTGAAAAAGCCGCGCAGCGCGGTTTGCTGTTCGCCTCCGGCCTCATCACCGGCGAGGCGCTGGTCGGCATCCTCCTCGCCATCCCCTTTGCGATCGCCGAGAGCACGGACGTGTTGCGCATCCCCCTCGGCTTGAGCGAGGGAGCGTACGACGTCCTCACCCACACTCTGGGCCTCGGGGCGTTTGTGGCGTTTGTGTTCTGGCTGTACCGGGTGGCGATTCATCGCGAGCCATAA
- a CDS encoding putative sugar nucleotidyl transferase, protein MTHLCLFEDARVHHLRPLIDMRAVYQLRPGMFTLLDATRLLLNSFPVVLHSRPDVASIVATATGLSVNRLPVEAPVVFVNGRYLAEAGPVAHLIAALFEPSATEQVLVQGDDVIAARVHRPHPDLLQRPSLELDAFADLQRQPVAGARLISRLWHLIDEVRPALVRDARTCERQPARWDATGLELGTGAILAARERIFIGVGVHISHGAILNATHGPIVLDDESSVLEGAIVRGPVYIGKRATVRARAEVEGSSIGPGCKVGGEVSDVIMHAHANKGHAGFLGHSYIGKWCNLGAGTNVSNLRNDYGEVALYNAYLEAFEPSGRQFLGVFMGDHTKLGIQSMVNTGSVFGVSCNLFGAGYLERHVPSFSWGGPLSGLEPYRIDKALRVAEVMMARRNLHMTADERVRLQALCRIAHSVQA, encoded by the coding sequence ATGACGCATCTCTGCCTGTTCGAAGACGCCCGGGTGCACCACCTGCGCCCTCTCATCGATATGCGCGCGGTGTATCAATTGCGCCCGGGGATGTTCACACTGCTGGATGCGACGCGCTTACTGCTTAATTCGTTTCCCGTAGTACTTCACTCGCGGCCAGACGTTGCATCGATCGTGGCGACCGCAACAGGGCTGTCGGTGAACCGGCTCCCGGTCGAAGCACCGGTGGTATTCGTAAACGGACGCTACCTGGCCGAAGCCGGCCCCGTCGCCCACCTGATCGCCGCCCTTTTTGAGCCCTCAGCGACCGAACAGGTGCTGGTCCAGGGCGACGACGTGATCGCCGCCCGCGTGCATCGTCCGCATCCCGATCTTCTACAGCGTCCCTCGCTGGAGCTGGATGCCTTCGCCGACCTCCAGCGCCAGCCGGTCGCCGGCGCGCGGCTGATAAGCCGGCTCTGGCACCTGATCGACGAGGTGCGACCCGCTTTGGTGCGCGACGCACGCACGTGCGAACGCCAGCCGGCGCGCTGGGATGCCACAGGGCTCGAGTTGGGCACAGGCGCCATCCTGGCCGCGCGAGAACGCATCTTCATCGGTGTCGGAGTGCACATCAGCCACGGCGCCATCCTGAATGCGACGCACGGCCCCATCGTGCTCGACGATGAGTCGTCCGTCCTCGAAGGGGCCATCGTTCGCGGGCCAGTCTATATCGGCAAACGCGCCACCGTCCGTGCCCGCGCGGAAGTCGAGGGGAGCAGCATCGGGCCCGGGTGCAAGGTGGGCGGCGAGGTGTCCGACGTGATCATGCACGCCCACGCTAACAAGGGTCACGCCGGCTTTCTTGGCCACTCGTACATCGGGAAATGGTGCAACCTGGGGGCCGGGACAAATGTCTCCAACCTTCGGAACGACTACGGCGAAGTGGCCCTGTATAACGCGTACCTGGAGGCTTTTGAACCCTCCGGCCGGCAGTTTCTAGGGGTCTTCATGGGCGATCACACCAAGCTGGGGATCCAATCCATGGTCAACACCGGCTCGGTCTTCGGCGTGTCGTGTAATCTCTTCGGAGCCGGCTACCTGGAGCGTCACGTCCCGTCCTTCTCGTGGGGCGGCCCATTATCCGGGCTGGAGCCGTACCGGATCGATAAGGCGCTTCGGGTGGCGGAGGTGATGATGGCCCGCCGTAACCTCCACATGACGGCTGACGAACGAGTGCGTCTTCAGGCGCTTTGCCGCATCGCGCATTCCGTTCAGGCGTGA
- the fsa gene encoding fructose-6-phosphate aldolase — protein sequence MKFFIDTADLAEIKEANDMGVLDGVTTNPSLMKKAGNVNFHEHIYRICEIVDGDVSAEVTATDYAGIIAEGRTLAKIHKNVVVKVPLILDGIKAIKTFTSEGIRTNCTLCFSPTQALIAAKAGATYISPFVGRLDDISQNGMDLIRQIVTIYKNYNLATQVLAASIRHPMHVVECAMAGAHVGTMPLGVIKSLLHHPLTDNGLAKFLSDWEAFQAKQGVKG from the coding sequence ATGAAGTTCTTTATCGACACCGCCGATCTCGCCGAGATCAAAGAAGCCAATGACATGGGCGTGCTGGACGGGGTTACGACCAATCCGTCCCTCATGAAGAAAGCCGGCAATGTCAACTTCCACGAACACATCTACCGGATCTGCGAGATTGTCGATGGCGACGTTTCCGCCGAGGTGACGGCGACGGATTATGCCGGCATTATCGCCGAAGGGCGGACACTGGCGAAAATCCACAAGAACGTCGTCGTCAAGGTGCCGCTCATCCTCGATGGCATCAAGGCCATCAAGACGTTTACGAGCGAGGGCATCCGGACGAACTGCACGTTGTGTTTCTCGCCGACGCAGGCCCTCATTGCCGCCAAGGCCGGTGCCACGTACATCAGCCCATTTGTGGGCCGGTTGGACGACATCTCGCAGAACGGGATGGACCTGATCCGTCAAATCGTAACGATCTACAAGAACTACAACCTCGCGACGCAGGTCCTGGCGGCTTCGATCCGCCACCCGATGCACGTCGTGGAATGTGCGATGGCCGGCGCGCATGTGGGCACGATGCCACTGGGCGTGATCAAGTCCCTCCTGCACCACCCGCTGACAGACAACGGCCTCGCGAAGTTCCTCTCGGACTGGGAAGCGTTCCAGGCCAAGCAGGGCGTCAAGGGCTGA
- a CDS encoding T9SS type A sorting domain-containing protein, translating to MKSLFKMMFVFVVALGMSATTARAQNCEQALGEAFLDVNNVRARILNNGSLFYRGEPHVYEVPKGSGSNAIFMSGVWIGGFVGNETSPRTAASTYGPWEFWAGPLDENGNPPADCGVFDRVFKVNKSDIDNYEATGATTPAMLGWPTGLGAPTIAPVGNGIDDDEDGEIDEDGEQIKFDIAAPLASRVNRVIDLAGGERPAILGDQSIWWVMNDRGNTHERSQSAPIGVEVHGMAFAFNQAGAIGDMTFYKYNIFYKGSQPLERAYLGIVSDPDLGDFADDYVGSDSTLGLGYVYNADNEDISGEGYGTPPPAAGYDFFQGPIIPSVGDTAQVSGRKIPDFKNLGMTTYAFYNNGGGVTGDPATAEDFYNYMDGRWRDGRQFTFGGNGRDEAGGGSTSPTRFMYSGDPAANTGWTERNPDPFTGSVAPISPGDRRFAMATGPFTINPGDQQEIIFGVVFAIGADNWDSVSKLRQVDAAAQSAFDVNFNLAQPPNPPVVTVTPLDGEVVLEWTNPPNSNNYLDSYSEFDPLAVVDPDAPIEDKTYFFEGYKIYQFADVADQIGQVIATYDVANGVTRVIDGVPGEPTEVVASGTDVGVQNFHRIQNLTNYTTYHFGVQAYSYNEASLPKIFPSPIARFSIIPARGEDTISETAIEAAANQAAPDILADRAGVGEGRVWVDVVNPGRVQNATYTVEFYSFDFPDKVDGRLAEQDDVIDPAPATPPVANKNAATATTYDIKRNGTVIFDGSSTSEPAPQREKVIVIDGLQFSVVGPELGIKAFGVVNNSAGPVDPPDMGAFAFNGSGFPTLVDGGITPDGAYPFPDRPNTGVQQVSGANWGFHAGGAASINFGPITESTFLGRAVRNDNLDRISFFDFEMRFTQACADAIDGVIAETDCLAWRAFDDGAIVEVPFELWRVGIGTCGDATDDVRLIPGMCEEACGAGTDSLTYDLGGDHPISGGDNDPFTDWVYWYLPEDGGVTPGSQGYLDFFFGTAGTGGEILARTVLVNFNGGVLPTVNAPRPENGTTFRIYTFKPSQPGDLFTVSTAGFEVVAASQTQKEEDLETIGITPNPYKGASIYERSQLIDEVRITNLPTEATIRIFTLHGTLIRTLRKNSPERYLTWDLTTEAGLPIASGMYLVQVEVPNVGSQTIKFAVVKKRVQLNVF from the coding sequence ATGAAATCTCTCTTTAAAATGATGTTCGTGTTCGTAGTGGCGCTCGGTATGAGCGCCACTACGGCACGGGCACAGAACTGCGAGCAAGCGCTTGGGGAGGCCTTCCTCGACGTGAACAACGTTCGAGCGCGCATCCTCAACAATGGCTCGCTGTTCTACCGTGGGGAACCCCACGTCTATGAAGTACCAAAAGGATCGGGCTCGAACGCGATCTTCATGTCGGGTGTCTGGATCGGCGGCTTCGTCGGGAACGAAACGTCCCCGCGTACGGCTGCTTCCACGTACGGCCCGTGGGAATTCTGGGCCGGCCCGCTTGACGAAAACGGCAACCCGCCCGCCGATTGCGGTGTGTTTGACCGGGTATTCAAGGTCAACAAGTCCGATATCGACAACTACGAAGCAACTGGCGCCACCACGCCGGCGATGCTCGGTTGGCCGACCGGTCTTGGCGCCCCGACCATCGCCCCCGTGGGTAACGGCATCGACGACGACGAAGACGGCGAAATCGACGAAGACGGCGAGCAGATCAAGTTCGACATCGCCGCGCCGCTCGCTTCCCGCGTCAATCGCGTGATCGACCTCGCCGGCGGCGAACGCCCGGCCATCCTGGGCGATCAGTCGATCTGGTGGGTTATGAACGACCGCGGCAACACGCACGAACGCAGCCAGTCCGCCCCGATCGGCGTCGAAGTGCATGGTATGGCATTCGCCTTTAACCAGGCGGGCGCTATCGGCGACATGACCTTCTACAAGTACAACATCTTCTACAAAGGTTCGCAACCGCTGGAGCGTGCCTACCTGGGTATCGTTTCCGACCCAGACCTTGGCGACTTCGCCGATGACTACGTGGGCTCGGACTCGACGCTCGGCCTGGGTTACGTCTACAACGCGGACAATGAAGACATCAGCGGCGAAGGCTACGGCACGCCGCCGCCGGCCGCCGGCTACGACTTCTTCCAGGGCCCCATCATCCCCTCGGTGGGTGATACGGCTCAGGTGAGTGGTCGCAAAATCCCGGACTTCAAAAACCTGGGGATGACCACCTACGCCTTCTACAACAACGGCGGTGGTGTCACGGGCGACCCGGCTACGGCGGAAGACTTCTACAACTACATGGATGGCCGTTGGCGTGACGGTCGTCAGTTCACCTTCGGTGGCAACGGACGTGATGAGGCCGGCGGTGGCTCTACCAGCCCGACCCGGTTCATGTACTCCGGCGATCCGGCAGCCAACACGGGGTGGACGGAACGCAACCCGGATCCGTTTACTGGCTCCGTGGCTCCGATCAGCCCCGGTGACCGTCGCTTCGCGATGGCCACGGGTCCGTTCACGATCAACCCGGGCGACCAGCAGGAGATCATCTTCGGTGTCGTGTTCGCCATTGGGGCAGACAACTGGGACTCCGTCTCCAAGCTCCGCCAGGTGGACGCGGCCGCGCAGTCGGCGTTCGATGTGAACTTCAACCTCGCACAGCCGCCCAACCCGCCGGTGGTCACGGTGACCCCGCTGGACGGGGAAGTGGTCCTCGAGTGGACCAATCCGCCCAACTCGAACAACTACCTGGATTCATACTCCGAATTTGACCCGCTCGCCGTCGTAGATCCGGATGCGCCCATCGAAGATAAAACCTACTTCTTCGAAGGGTATAAGATCTACCAGTTCGCGGACGTAGCGGACCAGATCGGTCAGGTCATTGCGACGTACGACGTGGCTAATGGAGTCACACGTGTGATCGACGGTGTGCCCGGTGAGCCGACGGAAGTCGTCGCCAGTGGTACGGACGTTGGAGTTCAGAACTTCCACCGGATCCAGAACCTGACGAACTATACGACCTACCACTTCGGCGTGCAGGCTTACTCATACAATGAGGCCTCCTTGCCGAAGATCTTCCCGAGCCCGATCGCTCGGTTCTCCATCATCCCCGCCCGTGGCGAGGACACGATCTCGGAAACAGCGATCGAAGCCGCCGCGAATCAGGCCGCACCAGATATATTGGCTGACCGTGCCGGCGTCGGCGAAGGCCGCGTTTGGGTTGATGTCGTGAATCCTGGCCGGGTTCAGAATGCGACCTACACGGTCGAATTCTACTCGTTCGATTTCCCGGACAAGGTTGACGGTCGCCTTGCTGAACAGGATGACGTTATCGATCCGGCTCCTGCGACGCCGCCGGTAGCCAACAAGAACGCCGCTACGGCCACGACATACGACATCAAACGGAACGGTACCGTCATTTTTGACGGTTCTTCCACTAGTGAGCCCGCTCCGCAGCGGGAGAAGGTTATCGTGATCGACGGCCTGCAGTTCAGTGTCGTGGGTCCAGAGTTGGGCATCAAGGCCTTCGGCGTCGTGAATAACTCCGCCGGCCCGGTCGATCCGCCGGACATGGGCGCGTTCGCCTTCAACGGCTCGGGCTTCCCGACGCTGGTGGATGGGGGTATCACGCCCGATGGCGCCTATCCGTTTCCCGATCGCCCGAACACGGGTGTGCAGCAGGTGAGCGGAGCCAACTGGGGCTTCCATGCCGGCGGCGCCGCGAGCATCAACTTCGGCCCGATTACGGAAAGCACGTTCCTCGGACGCGCCGTACGTAATGACAACCTCGATCGCATCTCGTTCTTCGACTTTGAGATGCGCTTCACGCAGGCATGCGCCGACGCTATCGATGGCGTCATCGCGGAGACGGACTGCCTCGCCTGGCGCGCTTTTGATGACGGTGCGATCGTGGAGGTGCCCTTCGAGCTCTGGCGTGTCGGCATTGGCACGTGCGGGGATGCAACAGACGACGTACGCCTCATTCCGGGGATGTGCGAAGAAGCATGCGGCGCAGGTACGGATTCGCTGACCTATGACCTTGGCGGCGATCATCCGATCTCAGGCGGCGACAACGATCCGTTCACGGACTGGGTCTACTGGTACTTGCCGGAAGACGGCGGTGTTACCCCGGGTTCTCAGGGTTATCTGGACTTCTTCTTCGGCACCGCAGGTACCGGTGGCGAAATTCTCGCCCGCACGGTGCTCGTTAACTTCAACGGTGGCGTGTTGCCGACGGTGAACGCCCCTCGACCCGAGAATGGCACGACGTTCCGTATCTACACCTTCAAACCGAGCCAGCCAGGCGACCTCTTTACGGTTAGCACGGCCGGCTTCGAAGTAGTGGCGGCATCGCAGACGCAGAAGGAAGAGGACCTCGAAACGATCGGCATCACTCCGAACCCCTACAAGGGCGCCTCGATCTACGAACGCAGCCAGCTGATCGATGAAGTCCGAATCACGAACCTTCCGACGGAAGCGACGATCCGCATCTTCACCTTGCACGGCACGCTGATCAGGACGTTGAGGAAAAACAGCCCGGAACGCTACCTCACCTGGGACCTTACGACGGAAGCGGGTCTTCCGATCGCCAGCGGTATGTACCTCGTGCAAGTCGAGGTGCCTAACGTGGGCAGTCAGACGATTAAGTTCGCCGTCGTCAAGAAACGCGTCCAGCTGAACGTGTTCTAG
- a CDS encoding PorV/PorQ family protein, with protein sequence MKALMHKTLSLGIGLLALGLLLLSAPEARAQDVGSGGGTTGSSGSRAGTSGATELLVPLTARYTALGGTSTSGLADMNGIEALYANPAGLALNTGTAGLFSRVEYVADIGVNYFGIAQNFGDFNNIAFTIAAWDFGDIPETTEDSPEITDVTFNVSYLTAGLSYSRQITDRIAAGATMKLVNESIDDVSASAVAFDAGMTYNLSEIGLRLGVSLKNIGNELTFTGTGLSRSVKVPGQDPSANNNTLALESEGVQMPTLLNVGLAYTVPIAGSNYVSFLTNFRSNSFDQDLYSGGIELGFQNILYIRGGYQFAEDMDLTFYQGAAFGGGLNLNVGGTRIALDYAYQPTDFFSDVQYITASFSL encoded by the coding sequence ATGAAAGCATTGATGCACAAAACATTGTCGTTGGGGATCGGCTTGCTGGCGCTCGGCCTGCTGCTCCTTAGCGCTCCGGAAGCGCGTGCGCAGGACGTAGGTAGCGGCGGTGGCACCACCGGGTCGTCCGGCTCCCGTGCCGGTACGTCCGGCGCCACCGAACTGCTGGTGCCGCTTACGGCACGCTACACGGCCCTCGGCGGCACGTCCACCAGCGGTCTGGCGGACATGAACGGGATTGAGGCGCTGTATGCCAACCCGGCCGGCCTCGCGTTGAACACCGGCACCGCCGGCCTCTTCAGCCGCGTGGAGTACGTTGCCGACATCGGCGTGAACTACTTTGGTATCGCGCAGAACTTTGGTGACTTCAACAACATCGCGTTCACGATCGCGGCCTGGGACTTTGGCGATATCCCCGAAACCACGGAGGATTCCCCGGAGATCACGGACGTGACGTTTAACGTGTCGTACCTGACGGCAGGCCTCTCCTACTCGCGTCAGATCACCGACCGCATCGCGGCCGGTGCTACGATGAAGCTGGTCAACGAGTCCATCGACGACGTGAGCGCTTCGGCGGTCGCGTTCGACGCGGGTATGACCTACAACCTGAGTGAGATCGGCCTTCGCCTGGGCGTCAGCCTGAAGAACATCGGTAACGAGTTGACCTTCACCGGTACGGGCCTCTCGCGCAGCGTGAAGGTGCCCGGCCAGGACCCGTCGGCCAACAACAATACCCTGGCCCTCGAGAGCGAAGGCGTCCAGATGCCGACGCTGCTCAACGTGGGTCTTGCGTATACCGTACCGATCGCCGGCTCCAACTATGTCAGCTTCCTGACGAACTTCCGATCGAACTCGTTCGACCAGGATCTGTACTCGGGCGGCATCGAACTCGGCTTCCAGAATATTCTCTATATTCGTGGCGGCTACCAGTTCGCGGAAGACATGGATCTGACGTTCTATCAGGGCGCGGCCTTCGGCGGCGGTCTGAACCTGAATGTGGGCGGCACCCGGATCGCGCTCGACTACGCGTACCAGCCGACCGACTTCTTCTCGGACGTCCAGTACATCACGGCTTCGTTCTCGCTGTAA
- a CDS encoding metallophosphoesterase family protein → MLIGIIADTHGYFHPSIPTYFTGVDLILHAGDVGTPDILDRLEELAPTRTVWGNIDGQSIRRRSEEHYKKTVGGVRIWMTHIAGRPGAWQRGIGALLRDDPPDLLICGHSHILRIERDKSLRNMLYINPGAAGQQGFHLVKTCVRLTLTDGKATQAEVIHLDEPRSV, encoded by the coding sequence ATGCTGATCGGCATCATCGCCGACACGCACGGCTATTTCCATCCTTCGATTCCGACCTATTTCACGGGCGTGGACCTGATTCTGCACGCCGGCGACGTCGGCACGCCGGACATCCTCGATCGCCTGGAAGAACTTGCCCCGACACGCACCGTCTGGGGCAACATCGACGGGCAGTCGATTCGCCGGCGCAGCGAGGAGCACTACAAAAAGACAGTGGGCGGGGTGCGCATCTGGATGACCCACATCGCCGGCCGGCCCGGCGCCTGGCAGCGGGGCATAGGCGCCCTGCTCCGCGACGACCCACCGGATTTGCTCATCTGCGGCCACAGCCACATCCTTCGCATCGAACGCGACAAATCGCTCCGGAATATGCTCTATATTAACCCCGGAGCCGCCGGCCAGCAGGGCTTCCATCTGGTCAAGACCTGTGTCCGCCTGACCCTCACCGATGGAAAAGCCACCCAGGCCGAGGTCATCCATCTCGACGAACCGCGCTCAGTCTGA